In Blastopirellula sp. J2-11, a single genomic region encodes these proteins:
- the nusA gene encoding transcription termination factor NusA — MNPTEVLRIVDAIHRDKNIDKEVVFQAIESALVSATRKYHSEESEVVIHIDREDGSISGHIDGEPVDPEEAVGRIGAQTAKQVIIQKIREAERDSLHDEYDEMVGQMVNGTVHRAEGGAAIVALGNVEAILPRSEQIPGESFHANDRVRAIVLEVRKQGSRVKVVLSRANKRFVQRLFEQEIPEISDDVIEIKNISREPGYRSKVAVDSSDQRVDCVGACVGVRGNRIKNIVDELSGERIDIVRWTDDPETLIPNALQPAEVEEVILCKMMGRAIVLVREDQLSLAIGRRGQNVRLASKLCGWDIEIMLREELEEQIERAVTAFTGIDGVTDSVAEQLVGEGFLSYDDLSVIESDALMAMGEFTEDEIERIRDEAENRGMEAERALETERRRNRSEQQNPGSAPPSAPPATPPSDATPPPETEGS, encoded by the coding sequence ATGAATCCGACCGAGGTATTGCGGATCGTTGACGCGATTCACCGTGATAAAAATATCGACAAAGAAGTCGTATTTCAGGCAATTGAATCGGCCTTGGTTTCCGCGACGCGCAAATACCACTCGGAAGAGTCGGAAGTTGTCATTCATATCGACCGCGAAGATGGTTCGATCTCGGGTCACATCGATGGTGAGCCGGTTGATCCGGAAGAAGCGGTCGGTCGGATTGGCGCGCAAACCGCCAAACAAGTGATCATCCAGAAGATTCGCGAAGCCGAACGAGACTCGCTGCACGACGAATATGACGAGATGGTTGGCCAGATGGTCAACGGCACCGTGCATCGCGCCGAAGGGGGTGCGGCGATTGTGGCGCTCGGCAACGTCGAAGCGATTTTGCCCCGCTCCGAACAGATCCCCGGCGAATCCTTCCATGCGAATGACCGCGTTCGCGCGATCGTGCTGGAAGTGCGCAAGCAAGGGAGCCGCGTGAAAGTGGTTCTCAGCCGCGCCAACAAACGATTCGTGCAGCGTCTGTTCGAGCAGGAAATTCCTGAAATTTCCGATGACGTGATCGAAATCAAAAACATCAGCCGCGAGCCCGGTTATCGCAGCAAAGTCGCCGTCGACAGCAGCGATCAACGCGTTGATTGCGTCGGCGCCTGCGTCGGCGTTCGCGGCAATCGCATCAAGAACATCGTCGACGAACTGTCGGGCGAGCGGATCGACATCGTCCGCTGGACCGATGATCCGGAAACGCTAATCCCCAACGCGTTGCAGCCGGCCGAAGTGGAAGAGGTGATCCTCTGCAAGATGATGGGACGCGCGATCGTCCTGGTGCGGGAAGATCAACTTTCGCTGGCGATCGGTCGCCGCGGACAAAACGTCCGTCTGGCGAGCAAGCTGTGCGGATGGGATATTGAGATCATGCTCCGCGAAGAACTCGAAGAGCAGATCGAACGTGCGGTCACCGCATTCACGGGAATCGATGGAGTCACCGACAGCGTCGCCGAACAATTGGTCGGCGAAGGCTTTTTGTCGTACGACGATCTTTCGGTGATCGAGTCTGACGCTTTGATGGCGATGGGCGAGTTCACCGAGGACGAAATCGAACGCATCCGTGACGAAGCGGAAAATCGCGGGATGGAAGCGGAACGAGCGTTAGAAACCGAACGCCGCCGCAACCGCTCCGAACAACAAAATCCTGGCTCAGCGCCCCCCAGCGCTCCGCCGGCGACACCCCCCAGCGACGCGACGCCTCCTCCGGAAACGGAAGGGTCCTAA